TCCTCATTTATTACCATTATTTTGTTGTTCCTAGGGTGTTCCCATGCATACTTCTGCTGCGCTTGGTTCACTATTATCAAATCTCTACTAAAGTCTAAAGTAATGCAAAATCCAATTCAAAGGTAGAAAGTTTTCCTAATCCTAATGCAAAATCCCAAAGCTAagacatttaaaaaaatatatattaattaaagcACACCTGAACAGCAGATATACTAATGACCCCATCAATTACTCCAGGACGAAGCCCTAAACCCTGAAACCAAAAACTAAAGGCTATTAAGAAACGAATTAAACAGGTAAAATGTACAAAATTAAGAACCAACTTGGAAACTGAAAGTGCTTTAGGGTGAATACCTGGCCCATGTCACCAAGTAGAAGGTCACCCTCAACCTCTCGTTCAACAGCAACATCTGAgagttaaaattataatatgtCAACAAACCAAAAGCAAAAGCAAAATAACAGGAATGAAAGAATAACAAAAATTCATCTAACTCAATCTATCTccctaaaaaaataaatatataaataaataaataacatactGAGCATTGATGGGGAAATGTCAAGACCAATCCAGTGATGTCCATTCTCTGAAAGTGTCTCACCACTAAGTCCTGATCCACAACCTACATAAAACAAATAaaccattattaaaattgaaaaaaaaatgctaCTTCCTCATTCATAAAAGCATATTCATATAATCATGATAAGCATAATAATGATAAGATAATGAATTACCTATGTCGAGGAGTAATTTGGGAATGCCATCATCGGGCAAAGCAAGAAGCTCGAGGGCTCTCTCCGACAGTGATGcctatttttgtttgttttaattcGATTTAACATAAACAGAAATTAGTTCAATAAGCTCATCTAAGAAGTAAACATAATCAGGATCGAAATTGAGTATAGTAAAGGGAAAAGAAGTACAGGTAGAAAAAAAAACCTGAATTTCAACGATACGGGAAGAAGAAGTGTACTTGCGAGCTTCGGCGTCATCATAGAATATCTCAGGTGGCGCCACCAGCTCCGGTCGAGACGCCATCGCACGctaattttgataatttcagcTTCAAGATTTCAACAATAACAACTGCTGCAGGAGCAAAACCCTAAACACCGTTAGCTGAAAGGGGAGGGTTTGATACTGCAAAGTGCAAAGTGCAAAGTGCAAAGTGCAAAGTGCAAACCCCTAAACCCTCTTACCTAAGAagaggattttttttttttttcggtaaATGCTGAGAAGAGGATTTAATTCATGGTTATGAAAACCGAATGATAGTGggtcaaataaaaaaaacaggCAAATAATGAAAAATTTGGGCCAATTGGGCTTTTCATGGACCTATATGGCCTTGTTGTATTAGTACTACTCTCCCTTTTATATTTTTCCTAGTCTTTGACCCGATggataataagaaaaataattctaagataagaaaataaattgtAGTCCCAAAAAACATTACAAATTCGTGAGGTCAGTTCGTTTATCTACTTAAACGAaagaatttttacttttaaaatcaGACCCACTTAAAAAGTAAGTTGAAtaggttatttattttttcttttcaaaaaatattttttttacatttctCCTTATTCAACTCAAAAATCTTATTCACCCACTAAAAAGAactatttatttaaaatttttggattaaACTTAACCTTTTTATCATCTTTTTAAATAAACAGATATATTATATAACTCATTAGACTGGTTATAgacaaaatcaaaatattgAGACTCAtgaataaacaaaagaaaaataaataagacAGTCAGTATAATTAACAAATTTAGATAAATTAAACCTAAATGAACCGAATTAATCCGTTTGGCTCTACATATGAtcgaaaaaaatacaaaaatattatttatacaataaaattaattactaaaattagttattaatatatttatatataaatacatgtatagtttaatttatttttaatatgtattttatactgataattgattttaatggctaattttaatgtatatatagcattattCTAAAATATAATACAATTACAGATTACTTTTCAATAACTGTGTATATTGCATATTCTACATTTTCTTTGCTTCAATCTAACTTTTTAATATAGAGGAATTTGTAAATTTGTTACATCAAAACATCTCTATTCACAAGCTGTTTCTCCTGCACAATTAtcattaaatcaaaattaaataaatttaaataaaaaaatgatagaGAATTAAcactttttattaatattagttagTAGATaagattaatattttatttttatacttaattagaatttaaaatgatcaaatatttaaaaaagaagatAAACTTTGTTGATAACGTAGTATTACTCtctaaatgaataacaaagagaaatttgTTTCCATTTTACACATTGGTGAAAACTTGAAGGATGGAGGAGAAAGTAAAAACGTGCAAGCAacaaatttattcaaaaaattgaaATCGTGCCTGCACTATAATGCGCTTAAACCAAAGCTGAAATTCTGACTCTTTGGTGCTACAACGTAACCAACCCCTCATATGGATTTCATTTCATCCTACATTTATGGTAAGATAACATGCATTTTCATAGTTACTACCTATACTATAAGTAGTAACAAACATTTTCACCACCAAGCATTCAATTACACTATGGCACTAACGTTAAAAGGGTGTTGCATGGTGAGGCCTAATGAGGCAACATGGTGTGGTCGCTTACCATTATCCGAATGGGACCAAATAGGAACCATAACACATGTTCCCACCATCTACTTCTATCATAAACCCACAAGCTTACAcacttccaccattattaacaCTTTGAAGGACTCTTTGAGTCGTGTGCTTGTACCATTTTACCCCTTGGCCGGTCGGTTGCACTGGATAAATAACGGTCGTCTTGAGCTCGAATGCAACGCCATGGGAGCTCAATTCATTGAAGCCGAATCGTCATCAACCCTAGAAGAGGTTGGTGACTTGTCACTTTCATCGGAGTATCTCTACCACCTTTCTCCAAACGTAGACTATACTCTCCCGATTCATGAGTTGCCACTGTTCATTGTTCAATTCACGACGTTCAAGTGTGGCGGATTCGGCCTCAGCTTGGCGATTTCTCATGCCATCGCCGACGGACAAAGTGCACTGCATTTTATCAACGAGTGGTCGAGGTTTGCGCGCGGTGAGGCCTTGGAGATGGTGCCGTTTCTTGATAGGAAAGTGTTGCGTGCCGGAGAACCAcctttggcgccgttgccggctGGCCATGGGCGGTCGGAGTTTGAAAATCCTCCGTTGTTGCTGGGGCAGTCTACGAATATGGAGCagaggaaaaagaaaacgaCGGTGGAGTTTTTCAAGTTGAGCAAACAAGAAGTTGATGGGTTGAGGAATTTGGCAAATCTTAGTTGGGGTAACCCTAGCAATGGACGTGGTTATACCAGGTAATCAACTACCAAAAATATTTACAAGataatgaaaaaatttaaaatactattatttttatattaaaattagttattatatatttttatatagatataggtataatttaatttatttttaatatatattttatattgatagtgaattttagtatatattttgtATAGTTGTATAAATTAATCTAAagtaatctaatttttttattttatattcattaattattgttaaaataaataaataaatttagatataataaaaatgTTCATATATAAAATTAAGTGAAAATTCATATGTAGTtatatttatgtaaaattaattgttgagaatgattaaataatttaacaagTGCATGTGAGTTTTTATCGTAAAATTGtagatattaaattaaataaaatgattATATTATTATCTTTCTAGTATAATTAAGTAATAATTAACTATTAGCTATCATATTCAAGTGAATATTCAATGATaatccaatttttttatattttcaatactttgttattttgttaaattattgttagttaaaagaaaaattaatttcttaacaAAATCTATAATAGATTAAGCGTTTatttaaagaatttaatttgatataagttaatattttagaaaatatttaaTGACTAgtattttttacttgtattaaaaaaattcaagagccaacataatttattattttcattcaatattttttattattggtctaattttttaataataatttaataataatatatttttaatttatatttttaaatattaatgattaactgttggaaaaaaataaattctctTTACTATACATTCTTCCTTACTTGTATTTATGTGTTAGAACTTAGAACCAACACTAACAATTTGTGTTTTCCACAAAAAATATTtgggtgaaaactcaggtgaagtcgacttaacatgaagttgatagttcagagtcgttagatgaaaatgtagtcaaatcagttaaattatttaacggctctcagatatcaacttcacgtgaagtcgactgcacctgaatttCCAACAAATATTTGCCATTTCTCGACAAGATTTGCGGAAAAAAGTTATTAAGGCGAGGATatttgtaaaataataaataaaaactaatgaatAATGTTAAgtaactaataatttttttgaataacatGAACAATCattaattataaatcaaaatatattacacttttaaattattcacttaaatcttaatattagaataacgaTCTACATATATAGCAAAATAAACATCCAACATATCtattattcacattgtttaatattttcacTGTGTACATGTAGTTTTCCTTATTTTGAGTCCCTTATGCAAGTTTTGCATATTCTGTGTTGTAGGTACGAAACAGTAGCGGGGCACGTGTGGAGAAGCGCATGCAAGGCAAGGGAACACAAAAATGACCAACCAACGTGTTTAGGGGTGTGTGTGGATTCAAGGTGTCGCATGAAGCCGCCATTGCCAAAAGGGTACTTCGGGAACGCAACCTTGGACGTGGTTGCAACCTCTCTTTCCGGTGATTTGGTTTCAAGGCCATTAGGGTATGCTTCAAGCAGAATAAGGGAAGCCATTGAGAAGGTGACTGATGAGTACATCAAGTCAGAGATTGAGTTCTTGAAGAACCAACAGGATTTGAGCAGGTTTCAGGATCTTCATGCCATGAGAAGTGACAAGGGTCCATTCTATGGTAACCCTAACATGGGTGTGGTTAGTTGGTTGACTTTGCCGGTCAACGGCCTTGACTTTGGATGGGGTAAAGAGGTTCAAATGTATCCCGGTACACATGAATTTGATGGTGATTCTGTTCTTCTTCCTGGTCTTGATACTGATGGTTCTGTTGTTCTTGCTATATGTTTGCAAGTGGATCATATGGATGCATTTAGGAAGCATTTCTATCAAGACGAATCATGCTAATTAAGATTAAATATAGTATTAGATTTCATTTCTTAATAACCATATTTTTCTTTAGTATTTTTACATGGAATAATGTATGTACGAATTTCGTAATATCaatttcattttgttttcttcACTATATGTTTAACAATCAATATATATCACTTCAACGTTTGAAACATaatatcttttgaaaaataagtaTGAATATGCAATACGTCCCatgtaaaatatttaattacaaaatatatatttatggTGTTATTCTAATATCCAAATAAATTATGTTAGAAATATAGGTGCAGTTAActtgaagttgatagttgagagtcgTTAAATGACTTGATATTTTAGTTAAACAAAAATGCTATTCGCATACTAAAATCAGTTAtcaatgtatttatatatatgtggtttaatttatttttaatgtgtatttatattcaacatatattttatactgatggttgattttaatgtatatatattataattattaattaaattatcttttaacTTATCAATTTCACGTAAAATTAATTGAATCTGAGTTTCTACCATAAATTATACATATGAATACATCACTTAATTAGTAAATTCATCTAAATACTTCCATCATTTGTAATTGTAATTAtataaagtttaattttaataattccTAGCAAGCAGCAGCACCTTAGGCTAAAGTATGTTTTTGGCATTCAATCCACAAAATGCGGAAGTCAGCTCCCTCCATTGCCAAACATTCTTCATCTCTTCTATCTCCTCAAATAATTATTGTcccaaaattattaaaaattaaattaaaaaaaaaaagagaaaaaggaaatgTCACTAACATGCAAAAGAGAAAACCTCTAGAACAAACAAATTTatagaaaatagaaattgaaaaaaaaaaaggggtgtTACATGCATGGATGCATATTCAGTGTCATTTAGTACCCACTGCTACATACCAAAACAATGGAATTTCTCATCGCACTGTAGCTGATTCCCACattaattataagaaaaaggTAATAGTTTTTATTGTGTGTGGtttttttccttcttatttAGTCATAGAAAATTTTGAATTCATCCAAAAACTCGCTTTCGATTCTCAATCCAATTGCGACGCGCGCGCTAATATTATTCGATTGAAGGCATTGAAGAATGCGGATACAATGATCAACAAAAAATTGCAACAAAATGCCACCTGAAAAAATGTGTCTGAATCTCGTTCTATGATTTTTTGGGGGTGGCGCGTTTTGTT
Above is a genomic segment from Arachis stenosperma cultivar V10309 chromosome 1, arast.V10309.gnm1.PFL2, whole genome shotgun sequence containing:
- the LOC130984762 gene encoding spermidine hydroxycinnamoyl transferase produces the protein MALTLKGCCMVRPNEATWCGRLPLSEWDQIGTITHVPTIYFYHKPTSLHTSTIINTLKDSLSRVLVPFYPLAGRLHWINNGRLELECNAMGAQFIEAESSSTLEEVGDLSLSSEYLYHLSPNVDYTLPIHELPLFIVQFTTFKCGGFGLSLAISHAIADGQSALHFINEWSRFARGEALEMVPFLDRKVLRAGEPPLAPLPAGHGRSEFENPPLLLGQSTNMEQRKKKTTVEFFKLSKQEVDGLRNLANLSWGNPSNGRGYTRYETVAGHVWRSACKAREHKNDQPTCLGVCVDSRCRMKPPLPKGYFGNATLDVVATSLSGDLVSRPLGYASSRIREAIEKVTDEYIKSEIEFLKNQQDLSRFQDLHAMRSDKGPFYGNPNMGVVSWLTLPVNGLDFGWGKEVQMYPGTHEFDGDSVLLPGLDTDGSVVLAICLQVDHMDAFRKHFYQDESC